Sequence from the Ictalurus furcatus strain D&B chromosome 29, Billie_1.0, whole genome shotgun sequence genome:
AATTTGAGCATTTACTTTTTTCTAAATGTTATTTGTTATTGATAACTTTATCTATGGCTAAATAACAAACCtgattcatttttcttcttcttcttttcgttcttttttaaaaatttttttaggtTGAACCATTGTACAAGAAAGCCTTTCAAAACTTCATCCGCATGCAAATTCTAGCATTTAGGTAAGAAAGAAGACATGGTTctgaatattataaataattccttaGAAAATTTTATATAGCTCTTTTCTAGATGCTCAAAATGCTTTgcatagtatggggggggggttatggaTCTCTTTAACCACCACAAGtgtgatgtgacggcagccatagtgctccagacCGCACACCActcaccagctattagtggagaggagagagtgatgtagaacagttcagggatggagattattaggggatgATAGATAAGGGATCTATATGGGGGAATTtggccaggacaccggggttacacCCCGACTCTTTTTGAGAAGCGATCACAGATAGTCAGGACTGTTTACTTTCTCATccgaaaattttttttttatacagtatagtgtcctcATCACTATACAGGGACATTatgccccacacagaccacagggtaagcgccccctgctggcctcactaataccacctGCAGCAGTAACctggaggtctcccatccaggtccTGGCCAAGCTCAGCCCTGCTTAGGcatcagtgggaaaccaggcgagagcaGGTGATGTGGCTCTGGCCACAGCAaatatttctttgtttcttgtttaatgaatgaatttaacctgtatctctctgtttgtgtcttTTCAGGAACGGTTCTATCGTGACAGATAGCAAGCTGTTATTCAGTTCTAGTGGCCCAAATGTTGATGTGACCCAAGTGACCAACACCCTTCGTGATGGACTTAACAACTTGACCTTTAGTGTTGATCCAAACTTCAGGGTTGTCCAGACTCTTGGTCAGTATACACTTGCACAGACTTCTCTAGTTAATTAGTGTTTATTCATTAGAAATGAACTAAACTCaaatttcttgttttattttagggttaaatatatatttgtgtatatatttgtgcattaaatattatgtataatgtttatattttgcagGTAATTCCATGTCACCAGTGATTGCCAGTTCACGTTCCATGATATGGATGTTTCTTCTATCACTTCTCCTTTCGGTGGCATTGCACTTCTAGCTCTACACCTGATCGGAAAACATCCATGATACCTTAATAATGCAGATTTCTATTTAACAATCCGACCTATAAGTTTGCTTTTTACTGATTAGTATTTCATTCATAAGATTAAAAGGGAATAGGGTGTTTTATTCTTATAAACAATAGGTCCTTTCATgagaaatacaaatattttgaaCGCCTGAAACTGGGGATTTAATGAGGGTGGTCACTTACCTGAACATTTCTCTACATCTAAACAATCGGAAGGattgctgtattttatttattaaatttaaatcaACAGGAACATTCTTAGGAACAACAGCTGTGTAGCTAACAGGGTTAATAAAAATTTTGTCACTTATATGCACACTTGTGTATATCTTCTGTATATCAGTATGCAATCAATgactaaatattttattaaataaacattgtgaattttaattgtgtaattttaattttattatttcttaaaatacaatcatactgtatataccctatatatttactctctctctctctctctctctctctctctctctctctatatatatatatatatatatatatatatatacccggGGTAATATTCAGTAAGGTAACAGCCTCATGCTGATGAACTGTGTGACCTGCTTCATTACTCAGGAGCTGTTTTGTGAGTTCGCTGTAAGACTGAGTGCGTAATGTGTGAGGAGGTTAAGCTCGATAGCTCTGGACTCTAAATCCAGCTGTCACGGTTCAAATCTTAGTGGAACTTCCCCAAGTCTTTGCTCAAGGTTCCATACTATTGTTGCAAGTATAAAATGGTCTCAAAAGTAGCTCATGTAGGGTTTAGTATAGCAAATTCTAATCGCGGTGAATATGAAACCAGTCTGTAATTTTTGGTTCATAAAGTAAAGCTCTTGGCTAAAATAGCTATGTTGGGAACATGTTAGATAAACATGTTTGTAAAGATCTGAAGGTACCTGGTCCAATCCTGGTGTTTGACAATGAAGACCATGTTTCAAATActtcttagtccctgacctttTTGATGCGAACTGTTTGTTAATGGAACTTGGATCATTGTTTTTCATTGTAAGTACAACCTTTATATAGTAAACTTTACAGTAACCATTTTTACGGTACTGAAGACCGAATATCAAAAGACCGAATATCTATCAGTCATGTCTTTCAGCATCCAAGAGCTTTCTCATTCACTATGtaacagtgaaattattttatttaaatgttatttaacttTAAAGGACAACAAAAAATAACTGTGGGAGGATTTTGGACCATACTAGTTTACTATGGagaatttaaatttttacaGAAGAATCTTGTTTTTACCCCGTCCTAATCTGTAATGCCAGTGGTGTATCTGCAgtggtgcatggtggcttagtggttagcatgtttgacaCCTCTGAGGTTTCTGAGGgcttgaatcctgcctccagccactgtgcgcagagcttgcatgtactccatgtgcctattgtcctgttttagtagttactgtacagTCCTGCGGTGTTTGCACACatctgcacgtgcactttatgtagaaatgtgtagatcttgtttagttctgtgtcgtctcatgtagttagtgtgttgtttatgtagcaccatggtcctggaggaatgttgtttaatttcactgtgtactgttccagctgtatatggctgaaatgacaataaagccacttgaacttgattaggctacacagatactagtccaggctcttgttatctcagaACTGGtctactgcaacgcactaccCCCGGGCCTCctagccagctccatcaaacccctccagatgattcagaatgcagcagctcaccttgttttcaaccagcccaaaatgAATtacgtcacacccctcttcatctccctccgtTAACGACCAGTATAGTCTGGtatagtgcctactcagtgaggcatgaggtccctttccagaactttcagactgactgtccctcagtggtggaatgagctTCCAACATCAATTCAGAaaacagaatctgtcactatcttcaaaaatcTGCTGGAGACTCAACTCTTctatgaacacttaactaacgcCTAACGTCCCCACTCAAAAAAACGCATGTTGTACATGAACTTTTATAATTGCACTTATTCTCTGTGAACATCACTGTAGGAATCATAAATAATCCACAGGTTCCACCGAGATTTGAACTCGGATTCACAGTCCACAGTGCTAACCATTACACCATGGAACCAGACTGAGAGCAGAAGCGTTCAGTACGAGTCCCAAAGTGCGCACTCTAGTGTTCAGGCCCCTACAGTGCAACACCCGAAGAAACTAAACCGGAAGTAACGTGCAGTGGAATGACGTCACAGGTATAATTAATGATATACCTGTAAATATACCTGTTAAAGATTTATCAAAAACCACATGAtcaaaatgaaagaataaagtAAACATACAAGCCCAAGAAgataaaaaaatgcataattatAGAATAAGTTGAAATATATGTCAAATAGAATCAAATAAATTTACGAATTTTCGAATAAAGAGTAAAATGCTGTTTAACGCAGTGAACTTCACACTtatacaaataatttttttaaatagaaaatcaAGAAAGATTTACAAATAATTATcgttttatatttacagatagaTATAATCCAGACagtgtaatattgtgtagttATGTAAATTTATATACAAAAAAGATATACAAAAGCAAgcaaggaaacaaacaaacaaacaaacaaacaaacattcccAAGCGTCGTAGAGTGATAAAGTCTGTCTGATGAGGTTTAATCCCAAATGCTTGTTCACTCTCAGTGTAAGCGCACTACATAGGGCATGACCTAATGGCGGTGTTACCGCCTTCATAGTGCACTGTGGAGTGATTTGGGATTCGGCCCATGTTCTCAGCGGCAgctgactctgtctctctccacttcccttcccttcccttcccttcttcCACACTGGGAGAGTTAGATAGGAGATAGGTGAGTCTGAGgggttttatataaatatatacaggaTTAAAGTGAGATTCATTGGTAATGTGATTGACTCTGTGCTTTAGATCCACTCCGGCTCTGGTTTATGCTGTTGTCATGGCGAGTGAAGGCTCGTGCGCCTGTCACTTTGAAGCTTGCTAGGTCAGTTTAGCTTCTTTAGTAATTTTAGTGAATTTGAAGCGACACGCAACTCACAgaaattctttttatttcaccCTAATGGTCGGTAACGAGAAGCCgtgtttatattttgctttATATAGCTAAATTATTTCCCGGTATGATATTTTTGCTATTTGTTATGCTAGAGCTAATGCTAACGGCTGCTAGCGGGTTAGCCGAGTTTGTACACGTAGGCGAAACCCGCATCATGACGGCTAATGTTTAGCACCTAGCTGGTTCAGTATTTTAGTCAGAAAACACACGAATATCATTTTAGCTGAGGAATAAGATGTCAGTGTGATTGCCGGCTCCTGTACAGCCGTGAcgtgtgtttcagtgtaaaaCATTAGCTGTGTAACTCGCTAAATCTCACGATATATTATTGTGCACAATATAAtatgtgcttttctttttttctttacttcttttctttttaaattactgtCGTTGATTAATTTCTGGAGCATGTACTGGAATCAGTCCAGGTTGAGTGAACCCATTTATATGTTTTGGCCTCCTCAGGAAGCGGTAGGCCTCACTGAAGCCTCGGCCTGGCGTGATGTCGGAGCCGAAAGCGGCCGCTCCGGCGCCCGGAGACACCTACAAGGGCTGGCTGTTCAAGTGGACCAACTACATAAAGGGATACCAGCGGCGATGGTTCGTCCTGAGCAACGGCCTGCTGTCTTATTACAGGTAAAGACTTTCATCTGACTGGTGTAGAGAATGAAAGTGACGCTTGATGCACTAAATTAGTCTCTAAGGTGACACAGAAATCAGAAATTCTGCCTTAATACACTGTCTCCATCAGTAAGTCAGTAATATCTTATCTACCACTGGTTGTGGTGATGGTTGTGATGGGACTTTTCTCTGTGAATCTGACTTTGTGGCTTCAGAGGGAGTGTGTTTGGGTCATGGGACTGTTGTAAGGTGGTCTTTTCCTGTAAACAGTGTGAACTGGTTCATCTACTCCACTCCATGGAGAGaaatcaggaagtgtgtgtgagtgagagatctGACCTCCTCCCCGTTAATCACATCTCTGAAGGTCACATTAGGAGTCACGTGAAGACTGAAGCTGTATGTGTATGAAATGTGACTCGGATGGATGGAGCCACGTAAACGGTTAATGTCCCTCTTTATGACATTCTGCTAAAGTACTAGACCTATAAACTAAATATAGCCTGAAATTCTGAGTTGAAGCTATCCAGAAATATATCTCCATTCTCAAAGACATTTCTACTAAACACCGTGGGCTTGTAGTTAAGATGAAATCaagttgaattttaaaattgcatttaaaaactgcttccattcagtttgtaattattcaaaaaataaacaatgtaaTAAAATTATGGAATATCTCAGAAAAACACAGTGGCATTATTGATTAAAATGATATCTTCATACCACCAGAACATTTATACAGCTGATACACTTATttaagaaaagtgtgtgtgtctctctctctctctctctctctctctctttctctctcaggacCCAGGCGGAGATGGGCCACACGTGCCGCGGTACTATAAATCTGGCCACAGCCAACATCGCAGTGGAGGACTCCTGCAACTTTGTGATCTCTAACGGTGGTGCGCAGACGTATCACCTGAAGGCGAGCTCTGAGGTGGAGAGACAGCGCTGGATCACGGCCCTAGAGCTGGCTAAGGCCAAAGCTGTGCACATGCATGCTGAGTCGGGTAAGACACGCCCAGTCAGGTCAGTCACTCTGAGGCTGGTCAGTCATTCCCAGTCACTATTACAACCCTCTCAATCAGTACGTGCACACACGGGCACACACGGGCACACACgggcacacacgcgcacacacgcgcacacaccgCACACGCAAAAAGCTCTTCTTTCGATATGGTGAATTGAATGTGATGAAGTGAAAAGTGTTAGGGAACAGATGAAATGAGCAGACTTCCTCTTCTGTCTTTACTCAGATGATTCTGGGGACGAGTGTAACACCTCTCCACCGATGGCAGCTCAGGGTGTCGGGACTCGTAACTCGGAGGTCCAGTCCACGCTGAGAACTCTGGGAAGCAAAGTGGAGGACCTCAGCACGTGCAACGACCTCATCGCCAAACACGGCTCCGCCCTCCAAAGGTCAGCTCCGCCTCTGAGACCAGTTTTCTTATTTTGCGAATCTGTTCTGTAGGTACGAGTTGACATGGTTTCTCTCAGGTCCTTGTCCGAGCTGGAGAGCATTAAACTGGGCGGAGAGACGAGCGATAAAATCCGGCAGGTGACCGAGAGGGCCACGCTGTTCCGCATCACGTCTAATGCCATGATCAACGTAAGACGCTTTTCCacttccacttcctgtttacgGGTTTTAAGATGTGGTGTGCATGATCATACCATACATTTCTTACCAAAAAAATAGGTTTCTATAGACttctgattttgtgtgtgtgtgtgcacacgcagGCGTGTCGGGACTTCCTGGCCCTGGCTCAGGCGCACAGTAAGCGGTGGCAGAAAGCTCTACAGGCCGAGCGGGATCAGAGGGTTCGTCTGGAGGAGACGCTGGAGCAGCTGGCCAAGCAGCATAACCACCTGGAGAGAGCGTTCAGAGGAGCCACCGTGCTGCCCGCCTCGTCCAGTAACACCACGGCCGACAGCAaaggcacacacactcacacacacacactctcagtatGATGCAGTATGAATTTGATGCCCCGAATGTCACAATCagatttttacataatttttctttaattaagaCTTTCTTTTGAATCTTTAGTCTGATAAAAcgatgtttttgtttatcactCCAGGCTCAGCTGCAGCAAAGGGTGACGCCAGCGATGATGAGGAGAATGAGTTTTTCGATGCGTGTGAGGAGTTTATCACCGTCCCAGCCGACCCCAAATACCACAGGTGTGTATTTACCCATACTTCCTGTTTCTGTATCTCACACTGTGGACTGGACctaagtgtctctctctccctccctctccccctctctctttgtttctgttccTCTCAGGAGGTCGGGCAGTAACGTCAGTGGGATCAGCAGTGACATGGGGATGGACGATGGCACCACTTCGGTAAGAAATTTAGTTTTATCTGCGCCCTCGTTTGACCCTTGATTTATGATGTCTGATGCTCCTTACAGCATTTTCATCTTTTAtctcatcatttaaaaaataatctccTCATTGGTCACTTACAGCTGGACGAGCAGTCTCTGGCGTCCAATCCGGAGTCTCCTCAGTCCCAGGAGGTGGAGCCAGTGAGGAAGAGGCGGACCCGAATCCCAGACAAACCCAACTACTCACTCAATCTCTGGAGCATCATGAAAAACTGCATcggcaaagagctctccaaaaTCCCCATGCCTGTAAGGAAGCTCTCGTGCTGCGCTTCTCTGATTTTAACACCGATATGTTACGCTACTTTAACAAGAAACTAGATAATACAGTTAGATAATTCAAGAGTACCTTGGATGCATTTCAAATATGCTTCACAAAGAAGGACATGGTAATTCATGTTAATTCATGTTCCTCACCCTGAACTCAAGAGCATGACGTTTAAAAGGTCTCAGAATCTGATTCTAAAGATTTGACTGTGGGTTTGGGTGAAGTTTGAGGGCTGAATTCACATTGTGGTCCCATTTAAACTGCAGACTTTCTCAGTACCTCTGTATAAAACTCATTTGTGAGTTTAGAAAATCCGCAAGTCTGTGGTACTGGAATCCTCCTCGTTTGAAGAACGTGAGCTAGTTTACTGGCGGTTAGTTAACCTGCTAGCTAAAGTCATGTTAGTATTAGACTCTTGGGAATGACTAGAGCATAAATTGCATATTCATGTACAGTcatgaaaaagtaagtacaccccatggaaattgttggctttttgaaacagtgtctatcaGTGAAGTagatgtacttgaacaaaaccacaaggaaaataagcatttttaatcatttattcaacagaaacagCAATAGATGTAATagttttctgtggaaaaagtaagtacatccttggcctcagaagctagtattgccccctttagctgAAAAATCTTCTTATAGGTGTtttgcccatttcaaatcccccccacaACACTTCAAcaggattcaaatctgggcttcgactaggccgttccataaccctccatttcttctttttgagccatccCCTGGTGCGTTTGCTCgggtgtttaggatcattattcTGTTGAAAATTCCACTTTCAGTCCAACTTTCGggcagatggcctcacattattttcaagcactctttgatatgatgcagaattgatagttgaatcaatgaatgcaagctgtttagtccctgaggcagcgaagcaaccccaaaccataacattatCACCACTGTGCTTGATAGTTGGTacgaggtgcttctcctgaaaagctgttttggtctgcaccaaacatgtctgctgttactgtgaccaaagaacgctatctttgattcgtctgtccagagcacattatttcaaaaggcctggtctttgcctgtatgctaattggcaaactgtagtcttgcaaaggctttttcctgacacgcctcccatgcaggtcaaatctgtgccatctctttctgattgtagaagcatgcactttgagaCCAACAGCTACAacacttactagcagatcctatgatgaaattttggggtgcTTGGAggcttctttttgcatcagacggtctgatcTTGatctgaatttgctgggatggtctgaaatctgcaccatttgtagatgttccttacagtggaatgatgtttcaaataatttggagatctttttaaatcccttgccagactcaggcatccacaactttttttctgaaggccttacagaactctttagatcttggcatgatgacaccacacacctcaataacaaagggaactctggacactagatatgagaggggtataaataagaccggttccacctgctttccctaagcaggttctaatcactggaaccCGATCTTCGACACCTGATTTTATGggtttgaaggtgtgataaatgcaggggtgtacttactttttcacatgactgtctaTTTGTAGATGTTTGCATGTATAATAtgtgtagagtaatgtgtggtTTTCCTCGTACAGGTGAACTTTAACGAGCCGATCTCCATGCTGCAGCGTCTGTCCGAGGATCTGGAGTACTCCGAGCTGCTGGACCGAGCTGCTAAGTGTCAGAGCTCACTGGAGCAGCTGTGTTACGTAGCGGCCTTCACTGTGTCTTCTTACTCCACCACCGTACACCGCACAGGAAAACCCTTCAACCCTCTGCTGGGGGAAACGTACGAGCTCGACCGCCTGCAGGAGAGCGGATACAGGTCCCTCTGCGAACAGGTActgagaggaggggagagagagaagggagagaggaagaggtgtgtgtgtgtgtgtgtgtgtgtgtgtgtctatataaactatatatagtaatgttctgtgtgtgtgtgtaggtgagtcATCATCCTCCTGCTGCAGCTCATCACGTCATCTCTGAGCGAGGCTGGACCCTGAGGCAGGAAATCACTGTGGCCAGCAAGTTCAGGGGCAAATACCTCTCCATCATGCCCCTcggtacaacacacacacacaataataataataataataataataataatcctattCAGTGTcagaagc
This genomic interval carries:
- the osbp gene encoding oxysterol-binding protein 1 isoform X2; protein product: MSEPKAAAPAPGDTYKGWLFKWTNYIKGYQRRWFVLSNGLLSYYRTQAEMGHTCRGTINLATANIAVEDSCNFVISNGGAQTYHLKASSEVERQRWITALELAKAKAVHMHAESDDSGDECNTSPPMAAQGVGTRNSEVQSTLRTLGSKVEDLSTCNDLIAKHGSALQRSLSELESIKLGGETSDKIRQVTERATLFRITSNAMINACRDFLALAQAHSKRWQKALQAERDQRVRLEETLEQLAKQHNHLERAFRGATVLPASSSNTTADSKGSAAAKGDASDDEENEFFDACEEFITVPADPKYHRSGSNVSGISSDMGMDDGTTSLDEQSLASNPESPQSQEVEPVRKRRTRIPDKPNYSLNLWSIMKNCIGKELSKIPMPVNFNEPISMLQRLSEDLEYSELLDRAAKCQSSLEQLCYVAAFTVSSYSTTVHRTGKPFNPLLGETYELDRLQESGYRSLCEQVSHHPPAAAHHVISERGWTLRQEITVASKFRGKYLSIMPLGSIHCIFEKSNNHYTWKKVNTTVHNIIVGKLWIDQSGEIDVINHRTGDRCHLKFAPYSYFSRDVARKVTGVVTDKDGKAHYVLSGTWDEKMEFSRVMQSSRGGENGAEGRQKTVYQTLKARELWRKTPLPDGAENMYYFSSLALTLNEAEEGVAPTDSRRRPDQRLMEQGLWDEANAEKQRLEEKQRTVRREREREAAQLAITEDSEALIEDSITDSPLKSAPQDSYKALWFEQQEDLMTGEPTHIYKGGYWEAKEHGDWHACPDIF
- the osbp gene encoding oxysterol-binding protein 1 isoform X1 translates to MSEPKAAAPAPGDTYKGWLFKWTNYIKGYQRRWFVLSNGLLSYYRTQAEMGHTCRGTINLATANIAVEDSCNFVISNGGAQTYHLKASSEVERQRWITALELAKAKAVHMHAESDDSGDECNTSPPMAAQGVGTRNSEVQSTLRTLGSKVEDLSTCNDLIAKHGSALQRSLSELESIKLGGETSDKIRQVTERATLFRITSNAMINACRDFLALAQAHSKRWQKALQAERDQRVRLEETLEQLAKQHNHLERAFRGATVLPASSSNTTADSKGSAAAKGDASDDEENEFFDACEEFITVPADPKYHRRSGSNVSGISSDMGMDDGTTSLDEQSLASNPESPQSQEVEPVRKRRTRIPDKPNYSLNLWSIMKNCIGKELSKIPMPVNFNEPISMLQRLSEDLEYSELLDRAAKCQSSLEQLCYVAAFTVSSYSTTVHRTGKPFNPLLGETYELDRLQESGYRSLCEQVSHHPPAAAHHVISERGWTLRQEITVASKFRGKYLSIMPLGSIHCIFEKSNNHYTWKKVNTTVHNIIVGKLWIDQSGEIDVINHRTGDRCHLKFAPYSYFSRDVARKVTGVVTDKDGKAHYVLSGTWDEKMEFSRVMQSSRGGENGAEGRQKTVYQTLKARELWRKTPLPDGAENMYYFSSLALTLNEAEEGVAPTDSRRRPDQRLMEQGLWDEANAEKQRLEEKQRTVRREREREAAQLAITEDSEALIEDSITDSPLKSAPQDSYKALWFEQQEDLMTGEPTHIYKGGYWEAKEHGDWHACPDIF
- the osbp gene encoding oxysterol-binding protein 1 isoform X3 — protein: MSEPKAAAPAPGDTYKGWLFKWTNYIKGYQRRWFVLSNGLLSYYRTQAEMGHTCRGTINLATANIAVEDSCNFVISNGGAQTYHLKASSEVERQRWITALELAKAKAVHMHAESDDSGDECNTSPPMAAQGVGTRNSEVQSTLRTLGSKVEDLSTCNDLIAKHGSALQRSLSELESIKLGGETSDKIRQVTERATLFRITSNAMINACRDFLALAQAHSKRWQKALQAERDQRVRLEETLEQLAKQHNHLERAFRGATVLPASSSNTTADSKGSAAAKGDASDDEENEFFDACEEFITVPADPKYHRRSGSNVSGISSDMGMDDGTTSLDEQSLASNPESPQSQEVEPVRKRRTRIPDKPNYSLNLWSIMKNCIGKELSKIPMPVNFNEPISMLQRLSEDLEYSELLDRAAKCQSSLEQLCYVAAFTVSSYSTTVHRTGKPFNPLLGETYELDRLQESGYRSLCEQVSHHPPAAAHHVISERGWTLRQEITVASKFRGKYLSIMPLGSIHCIFEKSNNHYTWKKVNTTVHNIIVGKLWIDQSGEIDVINHRTGDRCHLKFAPYSYFSRDVARKVTGVVTDKDGKAHYVLSGTWDEKMEFSRVMQSSRGGENGAEGRQKTVYQTLKARELWRKTPLPDGAENMYYFSSLALTLNEAEEGVAPTDSRRRPDQRLMEQGLWDEANAEKQRLEEKQRTVRREREREAAQLAITEDSEGAPQDSYKALWFEQQEDLMTGEPTHIYKGGYWEAKEHGDWHACPDIF